The nucleotide sequence GATCCTGGGGTCGGAGGGGCGGCTCGGCATCATCACCGAGGTCACCGCCCAGGTGCACCGCATCCCCGAGAAGCGCGAGATTCTCGCCTACTTCTTCCCGACCTGGGAGGCCGGCCTCCGCGCCATGCAGGCGATCGCCGAGAGCGACGCCACCCCGTCGGTCACGCGCGTGTCGAACTCGTTCGAGACCGAGATGTCGCTCGCGACGTCGAAGGAGTCGAAGGGCATCTCGGCGCTGCTGAACCAGGGCGTGCAGAAGTTCATGCAGCTCAAGGGCTGGGACCTCTCGAAGATCTGCCTCTCGTTCATCGGCTACGAGGGGTCGTCCGAGCACGTCGACCGCAACGAGAAGCTCGTGTCGAAGATCGTCAAGAAGCACGGCGGCTTCGGCGTCGGCAAGGGCCCGGGCGTGCTCTACGACCAGAAGAAGTTCGACACCCCGTACCTCCGCGACTTCTTCATGGACCACGGCGGCGCGGCCGACGTGTCCGAGACCGCTGCCCCGTGGTCGAAGCTGCTTCCGCTCTACAACGAGGTCTACGCCGCCGCGGGCCGAGCCTTCGAGAAGATCGGCGTGCAGGGCCTGCTCATGGCGCACCTGTCGCACTCGTACCACTCGGGCGCGTGCCTCTACTTCACCTTCGCCTTCGAGCATGGCGACGACGCCCTCGGCCAGTACGACGTGGTGAAGAAGGCGATCCAGGACGCCTTCATCCAGGAGGGCGGCACGCTCAGCCACCACCACGGCGTCGGCCTCGAGCACGCTCCGTGGCTCGCCGACGACGTGTCGGCGGCGGGTGCGGGTCTCGTGCAGACGCTCTTCGACGCGACCGACTCGCAGCGCATCTTCAACCCGGGCAAGGTCACGGGCCACTAGCCCGCTCGCCCTGCGACAAAACGCGACAATCGCGACGCTCTGAGGCGTCGCGATTGTCGCGTTTTGTCGCGCAGGGCCCGCTACGAGGCTCGGGGGCCCCCTGCGGACGGCGAGGTCAGGCGCCGAGGGCGGCGTCGACGATGGTCTTCGCCTGCTCCTGCACCGTCTTCAGGTGCTCCGCCGAGACGAACGACTCGGCGTAGATCTTGTAGACGTCTTCGGTGCCCGACGGCCTGGCCGCGAACCAGGCGTTGTCGGTGACGACCTTCACCCCGCCGACGGCCGCCCCGTTGCCGGGAGCCTCGGAGAGCTTCGCGGTGATCGGGTCGCCGGCCAGCTCGGTCGCGGTGATGTCGGCGCCCGAGAGCTTGCCGAGGCGCGCCTTCTGCTCCTTCGAGGCGGCGGCGTCGACCCGCTGGTAGATCGGCGCGCCGAATCGCTCGGTGAGCTCGTCGTAGAGCTTCGACGGCGACTTGCCCGTCACCGCGAGGATCTCGCTCGCGAGGAGCGCCAGGATGATGCCGTCTTTGTCGGTGGTCCACACCGAGCCGTCGCGACGGAGGAACGACGCACCGGCGCTCTCCTCGCCGCCGAACGCGACGGATCCGTCGACGAGCCCGGGCACGAACCACTTGAAGCCGACCGGAACCTCCCAGAGGCGACGGCCGAGCGACTCGGCCACGCGGTCGATGATCGACGACGACACGAGCGTCTTGCCGATCGCCGCGTCGGGGCGCCAGTCGGGCCGGTGCGCGTAGAGGTACTCGATCGCGACCGCGAGGTAGTGGTTCGGGTTGAGGAGGCCGCCGTCGGGCGTGACGATGCCGTGCCGGTCGGCGTCGGCGTCGTTGCCGGTCGTGATGTCGAACTCGTCCTTGCGAGCGACGACGCTGGCCATGACCGAGGGGCTCGACGGATCCATGCGGATCTTCTCGTCCCAGTCGAGCGTCATGAAGCGCCAGGTCGGGTCGACGCCCGGGTTCATGACGGTCAGGTCGAGGCCGTACGCGTCGCGGATCGCCGCCCAGTACTCGACGCTCGCCCCGCCGAGCGGGTCGGCGCCGATGCGGATGCCGGCCTTCCTGATCGCGTCGAAGTCGATGACGTTGGCGAGGTCGGTGACGTACGAGCGGAGGAAGTCGTGGCGGCCGGGGCTGACCATGCTCTTCTTCACCTCGGCGTTGCCGCCTGCGATGATCTCGTTCGCGCGGTTCGCGATCCACGAGGTGGCGTCGCTGTCGGCGGGGCCGCCGTGCGGCGGGTTGTACTTGAAGCCGCCGTCGCGGGGCGGGTTGTGGCTCGGCGTGACGACGATGCCGTCCGCCTCGTCGTCGTGCGAGGCGTCGTTGTTGTAGACCAGGATCGCGTGAGACACCACCGGCGTGGGCACGTACCCGCCCTCCGCGTCGGCCAGCACGCTCACGCCGTTGCCTGCGAGCACCTCGAGCGCCGTGCGCTCGGCCGGCCCCGACAGGATGTGAGTGTCGCGGCCGATGAAGAGCGGCCCGGTGATGCCCTGCCCGGCGCGGTACTCGCAAATCGCCTGCGTGATCGCGGCGATGTGGGCCTCGTTGAAGGCGGTGTCGAGCGACGACCCGCGGTGGCCGGAGGTGCCGAACACGACCCTCTGGGCCGGGATCGAGACGTCGGGGATCAGCTCGTAGTAGGCCGCCGACACCTCCTCGGGGTCGATGAGGTCGCTGTCTTCGGCGTAGGTTCCCGCGCGGTTGGTCATGGGATCATCCTGGCACCCCGCGAGGCTGCGCGACCCAGGCGCGGGCACGCGGGCGCGGGGCGACGGCGCGGTCGCGCCGGGCGCGGGCCCCCGCCGGGTCGGGCGGGTGTGCCGATAGGCTCGGACGCATGCCAGAGCCCGCCTCCGATCCTGCGACCACCTACTCGTACCTGGGGCCGGCCGGGACCTTCACGGAGGCCGCGCTGAAGCAGGTGCCCGAGGCGCAGGGCAAGACCTGGCGCAGCGTCAACAACGTGGGCGAGGCGCTCGCCGACGTCGTGGCCGAGCGCAGCGTCGCGGCCATGATCGCCATCGAGAACTCGATCGACGGGGGCGTCTCGGCGACTCAGGACGCGTTGGCCAACGTGCCGGGCCTGCGGATCCTGGGCGAATATCTGGTGCCCGTCGACTTCGTGCTGGTCGCGCGCCCCGGCACGACGCTCGATGACGTGCGCGTCGTCAACGCGCACCCGGTGGCGTACGCGCAGACGAGGCTCTGGCTCGAGCGGGCACGCCCCGACCACGAGCACCTGCCGGCGACGTCCAACGTCGCGGCGGCCGTCGCCCTGCTGCCCGCGGTGGACGATGCGGGGCCAGGATCAGTGGGTCCGCTCGCTGACGCCGCAGTCGCCCCGCCCGGCATCACCGACCACTACCCGCTCGAGGTGCTCGCCCGATCGATCGGCGACAACCCGAACGCGGTGACGCGCTTCGTGCTCGTCGGCCGCACCGGCGCGGTGCCGCCGGCCACCGGCTCCGACAAGACGTCGATCATCGCCGAGCTGCCCGACGACCGCGCCGGCGGTCTGCTCGACATGCTCGAGCAGTTCGCCACGCGCGGCATCAACATGAGCCTGCTGCAGTCGCGGCCGATCGGCGACGCCCTCGGCCGGTACCGGTTCGTCATAGACCTCGACGGGCACATCCTCGACGAGCGGGTAGCTGACGCGCTGCTCGGGCTCAAGCGGTTCAGCCCGAACGTGAAGTTCCTCGGGTCGTACCCGCGCGCCGATCGCGAGCAGGTGACGGTCGTGCCGCGCTACGACAACACGGCGTTCGTCGAAGCGCGCGACTGGCTGCGCGCTCTGGTCGCGGGCGAGCCCGGCGACTGACCGGCAGGGTGCGGGCGAGCCCGGCGACTGACCGGCAGGGTGCGGGCGAGCCCGGCGACTGACCCTACGCCGGCACCCGCACCGTGAGCGCGAGCGGGTCGATGCGCGCCCTGATCGCGACGGCCATGCCGTGCGAGTCGCCGTCGAGCTCGAAGTCCTGCGGCGAGTCGAGGCGCACCACGAGCTCGGAGCCCTTCATGTAGCGGACCGTCTTGAGGTCGGGGGCGAGCCGCATGATCTGGCGACCCGCGCGGCTCCGGCGCAGAATGCCGTTCTCCCACACGATCTTGACCCAGATGCCGATCCAGTCGATCTTGCGCTCGGGGCGCAGCGCGACGATGTCGAACAGGCCGTCGTCGATGGCAGCGTCGGGCAGCAGCAGCAGGTTGCCCGGCAGCAGGCCGCAGTTGCCCAGGATGATCGTGTGCGTCTTCATCGACTTCCGCTCGCCGCCGTCGAGTCGGTACTTGATGGTGAGCGCGTTGTTGTCGCGCAGGCTGCGCGCGATGGCGTCGACGTAGGCGAGCCAGCCGACCCGCTTCTTCAGGCGGTCGTTCGTGTTGGCGAGCATCTGCGCGTCGAGACCGAGCCCGGCCATGACGACGAACACGCGCTTGTCTCGGGTGCCGTCGGGGTTCTCGATCTCGACGAGGCCGAGGTCGATGCGCCGATCGGTGCCCGAGAAGGCCGTGCCGATCGACGAGTCGAGGTGGTCGAGGGTGAGCTTGAGGTTGCGCGCCAGCAGGTTGCCCGTGCCGGAGGGCAGCAGCCCCAGCGCGACCTGGGTGCCGCGCAGGGCCTCGGCGACGTTGCGCACGGTGCCGTCGCCCCCGGCGGCGATGACCATGTCGGCGCCCGCCTCCATGGCGGCCTTGGCCATTCCGAGCCCAGGATCGTCGACACTCGTCTCGTAGAAGAGCGTCTCGGCCCACCCCGCCTTCTTCTGGTGCTTCCGCACCGACTTCTTCAGTTCGGCGAGGTTGACCTTGATCGGGTTGTAGACGACGGCGGCCGTGCGCTTCGGCGTCTCGTCGGTCGCGGGCTCACCCGCCGCCTGGTCGCGCGGCCGCGCCGGGACGGCGGGCGCGGGAGGGGACGGCGGAGTGCTCATAGGCCCCACCGTATTCGACGCCGAGGCACGCCGCGTTACACCTGTGGAAAACGTGAGCCCACCCATGCGCCATCCGGACTCCTTAGACTGGCACGGTGATCGATCCGCAGCTGCTCCGCGACGCCCCCGACCTCATCAAGAAGAGCCAGAGGGCACGCGGCGACTCCGAGACCGCGGTCGACGACGCAGTGGCGGCCGACCTCGCGCGCCGCGAGGCGATCACCGCCTTCGAAGAGCTCCGCGCCGAGCAGAACGCCTTCGGCAAGACCGTCGCGAAGGCCCCGAAAGACGAGAAGAAAGAGCTCGTCGCCCAGGCCCAGCTGCTCGCCGGTCGCGTCAAGGAGGCGCAGGCGGCCCAGGTCGACGCCGAGGAGCGCTTCGACGTCGCGATCCGGGCGATCGGCAACGTGATCATCGACGGCGTGCCGTCGGGCGGCGAGGAGAACTTCGCGACCCTGCGCACGCACGGCACCCCGAAGACCTTCGACTTCGAGCCGCTTGACCACCAAGACCTCGGTGAGAGGCTCGGCGCCATCGACATCAAGCGCGGCACCAAGGTGTCGGGCTCGCGCTTCTACTTCCTCCGCGGCGTCGGCGCCCGCCTCGAGCTGGCGATGATGAACATGGCGCTCGACAAGGCCATCGCCGAAGACTTCACGCCGCTCATCACCCCGACCCTCGTGCGCCCCGAGGTCATGGCCGGCACCGGCTTCCTCGGCTCGCACGCCGACGAGATCTACTACCTGCCCGCCGACGAGCTCTACCTCACCGGCACGAGCGAGGTCGCGCTCGCCGGCTACCACGCCGACGAGATCCTCGACGTCACCGACGCCCCGATCCGGTACGCCGGGTGGTCGACGTGCTACCGGCGCGAGGCCGGTGCGGCAGGGAAGGACAATCGCGGGATCCTGCGGGTCCACCAGTTCAACAAGCTCGAGATGTTCAGCTACGTTCACCCGGACGTCGCCGAGCAGGAGCACGATCGGCTCGTGTCGTTCCAAGAGCAGATGCTGCAGGCCTGTGAGCTCAGCTACCGCGTCATCGACGTCGCGGCCGGCGATCTCGGCTCGAGCGCCGCGCGCAAGTTCGACATCGAGGCCTGGGTGCCGACTCAGGGGACGTACCGCGAGCTCACGTCGACGTCGAACTGCACGACGTTCCAGGCCCGCCGCCTCGACATCCGCTACCGCACCGAGTCGGGCAAGACTGCCCCGGTGGCGACTCTGAACGGCACGCTGGCGACCACGAGGTGGCTCGTCGCGATCCTGGAGACCCATCAGCAGCAGGACGGCTCGGTGGTCGTGCCCGCAGCGCTGCGGCCGTACCTCGGCGGCCTCGAGGTGCTGGAGCCCGTGGCGTGACCTCGCAGCACGTCGAGGTGGGCGCAGGATCCGAGAGCCCGACCGTGGCCGGCGCCGCTCCCGTCGAGGGCGCCCGCCTGCGCGACGACGCCTGGCTGGTGGCGCTCGACGTCGACGGCACGATCATGCTCGAGGGCGGCGAGATCCCGTCGACGTCCGCCGCCGAGATCTCACGGCTGCACGACGCCGGCCACCAGGTCATGATCGCGACCGGTCGATCGGTGGCGTTCACCCTGCCCGTCATGGAGCGCCTCGGGCTCGTCTCCGACTACGTCGTGTGCTCGAACGGTGCAATCACACTTGGCCGTGATGACACCAGCGAGACCGGTTACCGCGAGGTCTACATCGAGGAGTTCGACCCGGGCGAGGTGCTCCGCACCATCAACGACCGCCTGGCCGACGCGAGCTACGCCGTGGAAGACGCCGCGGGGCAGATGTTCTACAAGGGCACGTTCCCGTCGGTGGCCTTGACCGACGACAGCCACTCGGTCACCTTCGACGAGCTCTGCGGCATCTCGGCCACGCGAGTCGTCGTGCTCTCGCCGTCGCACAGCCAGGAGGAGTTCCTCGGCATCGTCGAGAGCATGGGCCTCCACAAGGTCTCGTACAACGTCGGCTGGACCGCCTGGCTCGACATCGCGCCGTTCGGCGTGACGAAGGCGACGGCCCTCGAGCGCGTGCGGTTGTGGCTCGGCGGCACCCCGGCGCGCACCATGGCGGTCGGCGACGGCCGGAACGACATCGACATGCTGCAGTGGGCCTCCCGCGGCGGTCGCGGCGTCGCGATGGGGCAGGCGCCCTCCGACGTCATCGACGCGGCGAACGAGGTGACCGGCGCGGATCGCGACGGCGGACTCGGCGCGGTGCTCGCCACCCTTCGCTGAACGCTCGCGCCCTGCCCTTCGACGCTCGCACCCTGCCCTAAGATCTGGTGTGGGGGCCGCTGCTGTCGGGCACGGGCGCACGACCGGTCCCGGGGGAAGGTCGCACTGGGCATGGCACGCTCGTCTCGCATCCTGATCGTCTTCGGAATCGCCGCGGCGCTCGTCCTCGCCGCGGCGGGCGGCGTGTGGAGCTACGGCTACGGCCACTCGCTCGGCGTCACACTCGCGAGAAGCGCCGACCCGAAATCGCTGACGGTCGCGCAACTGAAAGCCGAGCTCGACCAGCCCCAGAACTTCATCAAGAAGGACTGGTCGACCGACTGGACCCGCACGTTCCGGTTCACGGAGGTCGATGACGCGGATGCCTGTCGCCTCCAATTCGACGACGTCGACCGCCTCGCGGGCCTCAAGGTCGTCGTCGAGCGCGAACTCCACGAGACGTCGACGACGCACCAGGTCAATCAGTCCGTCGGCTACACACCGCAGGCTGCGCACGTCGTCGCCGCCGAGAAGGAGTCGTTGTCGGGCTGCGGGTCGAGCGAGGAGTTCATCAGCGACAAGGGTGAGCCCGCCACGTTCGCCATGTCGACGATCACACCGGCCTCGATGGGTGTCCCGGCGTCAGACCCGGCGGTGTGCCGCACCGAGAAGGCGACGTCGAAGGACTACGAGTGGAGCTTCTCGGGCGACTACTGCACGATCGCGATCGGCCGCCACGTCCTCCAGGTCCAGGAGCTCACAGCCGACCCCGACGCGCCGGTCACCCGGGTCGGCTTCGGATCGATCGTGAAGGCGGAGTCCGCCGAGGTCGCTCGCGGCTGACCCGGCGGTCGCTTCGTGCGTCGCACAAGGTTTCGGCCATGGTGCCAGCGGACTTTCGCTGGTCGCATGGCCGAAACCTCGTGCGACATCGGTCGCGCCGGGGACGGCATGGGCAGCAGGAGCCGCGCCACGCGTCCGGCAGGTGCCGTCCGATAGACTCGCCCCGGCTGGCGAGCGCGTGCGCATGCCCGCCGGGAGGGCTGTCCGAGCGGCCGATGGAGCTTGTCTTGAAAACAAGTGGGCAGAAATGTCTCGTGGGTTCGAATCCCACGCCCTCCGCCCTCTGACGTCGGGCGACGTCCGCTGGCGTTCGGCCGACGCGGCCGGGCCGGAAGCGCCCGGGCCGGAAGCGGCCGGGCCGGCAGCGCCCGGGCGGCTCAGGCCTCGGCGGTCGTGACCGTCGCCGCGGATCCTGCCGCCTTGGATGCCCCGCCGCGCTTGCGCACCTCGCGCAGGACGATCTGCTCGGGGCACACGGTCGACAGGAAGTCGCCGACCGACAGCGCGAGGCGGTCCGTGACGAGCGAGTACAGGATCCGGTTGGCGTCGCGCCGCTCGGAGACCAGGC is from Frondihabitans australicus and encodes:
- a CDS encoding FAD-binding oxidoreductase; translated protein: MTDLKPKTAPGAATGPDVKHMKWWGWGVEGVAFHHEDKPNFAPFVKKMVGVDLWADAVTGAPSFDDLDIPASHLTEPVASALATIVGEGNVVSGDLERVVHTYGKSIRDLFRIRGGVFPRVPDVVVYPATESEVAKIVAAAVEHDLVLIPFGGGSNIAGSLEPMAQEQRTVVSLDMGRLDRVLDIDEDAGLARIQAGAQGPDIEEQLNAKGWTLGHFPDSFTHSTLGGWVATRSSGMQSDKFGDIADITRGLRVVRPEGVVVLRPLPSTSTGPSLREMILGSEGRLGIITEVTAQVHRIPEKREILAYFFPTWEAGLRAMQAIAESDATPSVTRVSNSFETEMSLATSKESKGISALLNQGVQKFMQLKGWDLSKICLSFIGYEGSSEHVDRNEKLVSKIVKKHGGFGVGKGPGVLYDQKKFDTPYLRDFFMDHGGAADVSETAAPWSKLLPLYNEVYAAAGRAFEKIGVQGLLMAHLSHSYHSGACLYFTFAFEHGDDALGQYDVVKKAIQDAFIQEGGTLSHHHGVGLEHAPWLADDVSAAGAGLVQTLFDATDSQRIFNPGKVTGH
- the pgm gene encoding phosphoglucomutase (alpha-D-glucose-1,6-bisphosphate-dependent) — protein: MTNRAGTYAEDSDLIDPEEVSAAYYELIPDVSIPAQRVVFGTSGHRGSSLDTAFNEAHIAAITQAICEYRAGQGITGPLFIGRDTHILSGPAERTALEVLAGNGVSVLADAEGGYVPTPVVSHAILVYNNDASHDDEADGIVVTPSHNPPRDGGFKYNPPHGGPADSDATSWIANRANEIIAGGNAEVKKSMVSPGRHDFLRSYVTDLANVIDFDAIRKAGIRIGADPLGGASVEYWAAIRDAYGLDLTVMNPGVDPTWRFMTLDWDEKIRMDPSSPSVMASVVARKDEFDITTGNDADADRHGIVTPDGGLLNPNHYLAVAIEYLYAHRPDWRPDAAIGKTLVSSSIIDRVAESLGRRLWEVPVGFKWFVPGLVDGSVAFGGEESAGASFLRRDGSVWTTDKDGIILALLASEILAVTGKSPSKLYDELTERFGAPIYQRVDAAASKEQKARLGKLSGADITATELAGDPITAKLSEAPGNGAAVGGVKVVTDNAWFAARPSGTEDVYKIYAESFVSAEHLKTVQEQAKTIVDAALGA
- the pheA gene encoding prephenate dehydratase — encoded protein: MPEPASDPATTYSYLGPAGTFTEAALKQVPEAQGKTWRSVNNVGEALADVVAERSVAAMIAIENSIDGGVSATQDALANVPGLRILGEYLVPVDFVLVARPGTTLDDVRVVNAHPVAYAQTRLWLERARPDHEHLPATSNVAAAVALLPAVDDAGPGSVGPLADAAVAPPGITDHYPLEVLARSIGDNPNAVTRFVLVGRTGAVPPATGSDKTSIIAELPDDRAGGLLDMLEQFATRGINMSLLQSRPIGDALGRYRFVIDLDGHILDERVADALLGLKRFSPNVKFLGSYPRADREQVTVVPRYDNTAFVEARDWLRALVAGEPGD
- a CDS encoding diacylglycerol/lipid kinase family protein; this translates as MSTPPSPPAPAVPARPRDQAAGEPATDETPKRTAAVVYNPIKVNLAELKKSVRKHQKKAGWAETLFYETSVDDPGLGMAKAAMEAGADMVIAAGGDGTVRNVAEALRGTQVALGLLPSGTGNLLARNLKLTLDHLDSSIGTAFSGTDRRIDLGLVEIENPDGTRDKRVFVVMAGLGLDAQMLANTNDRLKKRVGWLAYVDAIARSLRDNNALTIKYRLDGGERKSMKTHTIILGNCGLLPGNLLLLPDAAIDDGLFDIVALRPERKIDWIGIWVKIVWENGILRRSRAGRQIMRLAPDLKTVRYMKGSELVVRLDSPQDFELDGDSHGMAVAIRARIDPLALTVRVPA
- the serS gene encoding serine--tRNA ligase, whose protein sequence is MIDPQLLRDAPDLIKKSQRARGDSETAVDDAVAADLARREAITAFEELRAEQNAFGKTVAKAPKDEKKELVAQAQLLAGRVKEAQAAQVDAEERFDVAIRAIGNVIIDGVPSGGEENFATLRTHGTPKTFDFEPLDHQDLGERLGAIDIKRGTKVSGSRFYFLRGVGARLELAMMNMALDKAIAEDFTPLITPTLVRPEVMAGTGFLGSHADEIYYLPADELYLTGTSEVALAGYHADEILDVTDAPIRYAGWSTCYRREAGAAGKDNRGILRVHQFNKLEMFSYVHPDVAEQEHDRLVSFQEQMLQACELSYRVIDVAAGDLGSSAARKFDIEAWVPTQGTYRELTSTSNCTTFQARRLDIRYRTESGKTAPVATLNGTLATTRWLVAILETHQQQDGSVVVPAALRPYLGGLEVLEPVA
- a CDS encoding HAD family hydrolase is translated as MTSQHVEVGAGSESPTVAGAAPVEGARLRDDAWLVALDVDGTIMLEGGEIPSTSAAEISRLHDAGHQVMIATGRSVAFTLPVMERLGLVSDYVVCSNGAITLGRDDTSETGYREVYIEEFDPGEVLRTINDRLADASYAVEDAAGQMFYKGTFPSVALTDDSHSVTFDELCGISATRVVVLSPSHSQEEFLGIVESMGLHKVSYNVGWTAWLDIAPFGVTKATALERVRLWLGGTPARTMAVGDGRNDIDMLQWASRGGRGVAMGQAPSDVIDAANEVTGADRDGGLGAVLATLR
- a CDS encoding metalloregulator ArsR/SmtB family transcription factor, translated to MADSASEIFTALAHPTRRQILQDLKDGELAAGEIASKFAASGPTISRHLSVLRQAGLVSERRDANRILYSLVTDRLALSVGDFLSTVCPEQIVLREVRKRGGASKAAGSAATVTTAEA